Below is a genomic region from Aminiphilus circumscriptus DSM 16581.
TCCATGAAGAAGGGAATCTGAGAGAAACCCTGGTCGCAGTCGAAGATGTCGATCTCGCCGGTGAGGAACATGAGGCGAAGCGTCTCGGAATCGGGGACGATGCGCGCCACGAGCTTGTCGATCTTCGCCTTGCCTGCCCAGTAGTCCGGGTTCGCCACGAGAGTGAAGTGGTCGTTCAGGACATATTCCTTGAGGATGAAGGGGCCGGTGCCGCAGGTGCTCTCCGCGGTCTGTCCGAACTTGGCGCCGAACTGCTCGGTGAATTTCCTGTTATAGATATTCGCACCGGGCGTCGCCAGGGATGCCAAAAACGGTGCATAGGGGTCCTTCAGAGTGATCTGGAACGTGTATTTGTCGAGAACCTTGAAGCCCGACACGCTGTCCGCCTTGCCGTCGAGCCGCTCCCGGGCGCCTTCGACGAAGTCGAAGAGGTCCGTCTGGAAGGATTTGGTCGCGGGATTCAGCACGCGGTCGAAGGTGTAGAGCACATCGTCGGCGGTGAGTTCTTCTCCGTTGTGGAACTTGACGCCCTTGCGCAGGAAAAAGGTGAAGATTTTCCCGTCCTTGGAGACGTTCCACTTCTCCGCCAACATGGGAACGATCTTGGGCGGATTGGAGCCGGGCTCCACCTGCACGAGGCGGTCAAACGCGTTGAGCGGTACGAAATATTCCGCCGTGGTCATATGGGCATCCACGGTATCCGTGGAAAAACCCGCGATGGTGAGAACTTTCTCCTTGGCCTGGGCCACCCCCGCGATCAGCCCCACCAGGGCAACCATCACCACCGCCAGAACAAGCATACGCTGCACTGTTCTCTTCACGTTTCGTTCCCTCCTGTCCGTCTCTGTTTCCTCGATCCTTATTCCTCCGGTCTCTCCCCTTCCCGTGGAGAAACATCCCTTTCCCCGCCAACGTGTTTCCTCCCGTGAAACCGCATCCCTCCTTTCCCATTGCAAAACGCCTGCCTCAACCAGCGGCAAGCGGGACACCGCAAGAACATGCCGGCAAAAAGCAACCGCCCCAGAAAGAGGCGGCTACCGCACTCCCGATTCCGTAAGGAAGAATCGCCCCGCGTTTCCGTCGAGAAGCGCCCGCACTCCCAGGGGGAACGTGGCCTTCCGTTTGCCGTGGCCGAAAGGAACGTTCAGGAGCACCGGAACTCCGAGAGGCACCAGAAGATCGGCGAAGATCTCCTCCAGGGGAAGATCCATCTTCGGTTTATCCGCGGTGCAGTCGATGCACTGACCGACGACGACTCCGGCGCACTGCTGCAGTTTTCCCGCGGAACGAAGCTGGCAGAGCCAACGGTCGTATTTGTAGGGCTGTTCTCCCACGTCCTCGATGATGAGGATCTTTCCCCGCGTGTCGATCTCCCAGGGGGTTCCCATGAGGGCGGAGATGAGGGAGAGACATCCTCCAACGAGAGGCGCTTCCACCGTTCCGGGAACAAGTGCCTGGATGGCCGGATCTCCCGGGGGCGGAAGGATTTCCCCCACGGGCTCCGTCTCCGTGACGGCTTTCAGAAAATGCTCTTTCACGTAGCCCTCGAAGGTGTCCTTGAGGAATTCGGTATAGGGCATGGGGCCATGAATCGTGACGAGGTCCGCGCCTCGTCCCAGAAGGAGATGGAAAACCGTGACGTCACTGTACCCCAAAAAGACTTTGGGGTTCTTCCGCACTCCCTCCAGGTCGATCATCTCGGGAAGGCGGTTCGCTCCCTCCCCTCCACGGACACAGAAGATTCCCGCGATGTCCGGATCGGCAAACATGCGGTTCACGTCCCGGGCACGAATCTCGTCGGGGCCTGCCAAGTATCCCCTCCGGTGGAAAAGGCTCTCTCCACAGACCGTGCGGAAGCCCAGAGCCTCCACAGCATCCACGCTGCACTGCCGCTCCTCGTCGGTGACGGGGTTCGACACACTCAACAGACCGATAAGATCCCCCGGGCACAACGCCCGTCCCTTGTTCATGGTCATCCCTTCCTTTTTTCCCCGTCGCGGAAGATGCGGCTCAGACAAGTGGATAATGACAGGAGACGGCCCTTCCTTCAAGTACCGCCGTCTCCGGCTCCTCCAGACGACATCGCTCCTGCGCGTAGGGGCAACGCGTGGAAAAACGGCACCCCGGAGGCAAATTGATCGGGCTCGGAATGTCCCCTTTCAGAAGAAGCCTCTCGCGATCCCGCTGCGTGGGATCCGGAACGGGAGCGGCGGCGATGAGAAACTTCGTGTAGGGGTGGAAAGGCCTGGCGAAGAGATCCTCCGTGTCACCGATCTCCATGGCCTTGCCGAGGAACATGACGCACACCTTGTCAGCAATGTGACGCACCACGGAAAGATTGTGGGTGATGAAAAGATAGGTGAGACGGAACTCTTCCTGCAGATCCGAGAGAAGGTTCAACACCTGGGCCTGAATGGACACGTCCAGGGCGGAAACAGCCTCGTCGCAAACGATGAATTCAGGATGCAGCGCCAGCGCCCGGGCGATGCCGATGCGCTGCCGTTGCCCTCCGCTGAACTGATGGGGATATTTTCGCATGGTATCGCTCCGCATGCCCACCACGGAGAGGAGCGCGGCGATCCGTTCGTCCACGTCCTTCGCGGACATTTTGGGTTCGTGGGTCCGAAAGGGTTCGGCGAGGATCTCCCGGACCCGCATGCGCGGATTGAGCGATGCGTAGGGATCCTGAAAGATGATCTGCATCTTGCGTCGTAGAGAACGCATCGCCTCCGGCGAAAGCGAGGACAGATCCTCGCCGCGGAAGAACACCTGCCCCCCCGTGGTCGGAACCAGGCGGAGAATCGCCCGCCCGAGGGTCGTCTTGCCGCACCCCGACTCGCCCACGAGGGCGTAGGTCTCCCGCTCGGCGATGTCGATGGAGACGTCATCCACCGCCTTCACGACCCGGGCTTTTCCGCCGAACATGCCCGCCTCGGCGGAAAAAGTCACCTTGAGCCCCTTTGTCTGAACGAGGATGTTTTTCATCAGCAGGCCTCCCTCGCGCGATTGCAACGCACGAAGTGCCCCTCACCCACGGGGACCAGTTCGGGCATCTCCTTGAAACAGCTTTCCCGGGCTTGGGTACAGCGCGGAGCGAAGCGACATCCCGGAGGCAGATCCGTCAGAGAGGGAACCATGCCGTCGATGCTGAACAGCCGTTCCTTTCTCCCCGTTCCTCCCGTGTCGGGAATGGAACGAAGCAGCCCCCGCGTGTAGGGATGGGACGGATTTCGGAAAATGTTGAACACATCCCCCTGTTCGACAATGCTCCCCGCGTACATGACATTGACGTCGTCGCAGGTCTCCGCCACCACACCGAGATCGTGGGTGATGAGTATGATGGAGGTCCCAATGCGACGCTGCAGATCCATCATGAGTTTGAGCACCTGGGCCTGGATCGTCACGTCCAGGGCCGTCGTGGGTTCGTCGGCGACGAGCAGCTTGGGATCGCAGATGAGGGCCATGGCGATCATGACCCGCTGGCGCAATCCCCCGGAGAGCTGGTGCGGAAAAGCCCGTACCCGGGATTCCGGCTCGGGAATTCCCACAAGATCGAGCATCTCCACCACCCGGCGCCGCACCTCCGCGTCGGCCACATCCCTCTGGTGAATTCGTAGGGCCTCCCCCACCTGGTACCCCACGGTCTTGACCGGATTCAGGGAGGTCATGGGTTCCTGGAAGATCATGGAGATGTCTTTGCCACGGACCCGGCACATTTCTTTGTAGGAGAGCTTCGACAGGTCACGCCCTTCGAAAAGGATTTCGCCTCCCACGATCTTGCCCGGAGGCTGAGGAATGAGTCCCATAATGGAAAGAGAGGTGACACTCTTGCCGCACCCCGATTCTCCCACAAGTCCCGTCACTTTTCCCTTCCGCACGGAAAAGGAGACGCCGTCCACGGCAGGGACGATGCCTTTCCGGGTCAGGAAGAGCGTCCGCAGATTCTTCACTTCGAGAATGGTGTCCTGCACGCTCATGATCGCCTCCGTCAGTCCTTCATGTAGGGATCGATGGCGTCCCGAAGTCCGTCTCCCATGAAGTTGAAGGCCAGCACGAGGATCAGGATGGCCACTCCGGGAATGATGGCAACCCACGGCGCGGAGAAGATGAATTCCTTTCCCTGGGACACGAGCAACCCCCAGCTCGGGGTCGGCGGCTGCGCCCCCACACCGAGGAAGGAAAGCCCCGCCTCCTGCATGATCGCCGAGGGGATGGACATGGTGAAGACCACCATGATATTGGGAAGACAATTGGGAAGAATGTGCCGGAAGATGATGGTCCGTTTCTTCACCCCAAGAGCTCGGGCGGCCTCCACGAATTCCTTCTCTTTCAGGGCAAGGGTCTGGGAGCGAACGATTCGGGAGGTACTGGCCCATCCGACGATGGAAAGGGCGATGAAAATGTTGAAAAGATTGGCTCCGAGAGTGTACATGATGACCATCGCCAACAGCAGGGAGGGAAAGGCGAGAACCACATCGGCGAGACGCATGATCCAGAAATCCGTCTTTCCTCCGTAGAACCCGCTCACAACGCCCAGGATGGAACCGATGCAGGTGGCGAGAAAAGCCGGAATGAGGCCGATGACCAGCGAGATGCGGGCACCGAAGATCACCCGGGCCATGAGATCCCGACCGTAGGTATCCGTTCCGAACCAATGCGCCTCCGACGGCGGCTGATTTCGGTTGTCCAGATTCATCGTGTAGGGATCGTGAGAAAGCACGTAGGGTGCGGCAATAGCGAGGAGCGTGATGAAGAGGACCACACAGAGTCCGACCAGGGCGGAGCGATTCTTCTGGAACGCCCGAAGGACATCTCCGAAGAGCGTCTCCACGTCGTCCTTCTTCACCTCGATTTTTTCCGGAGCGATTCTCTGACCGTTCTCCTGGGTCTTCATCTTGTCGGGAACACGTTCGTCATCGTGCATGGGTTCCACCTACTCGTACCGGATCCGCGGGTCGAGCCAGCCGTAAAGAACGTCCGCGGCGAGATTCCCCAGAATGACCAACACGGTCGTGAAGAGTACCGCTCCCTGAAGCAGGGGCATGTCCCGGTTCTGGATGGCACCCACGGCGATGCGCCCCACTCCGGGAATGTTGAAGATGCTCTCGGTGATCACCGAGCCGGAGAGCAGGAAGGCGATCTGCAAGGCCATGACGGTCACCACGGGAAGCAGAGCGTTCTTCAGGGCGTGGCGGAGAATGACCGGAACATTCCGAAGTCCCTTCGCCCGGGCCGTCCGAATGTAATCGTGGCGCATCACGTCCAGAAGACTGGATCTGGTGAGGCGGGCGATGAGCCCCGAGGAACTCCAGCCGAGGACCAGGGCGGGCATGATGAGATGTTTCGCGCTGTAGAAGCCGGCGACGGGAAGCCATCCGAGTTTGAGGGCGAAGATGTACTGAAAGAGAAGGGCTGTCCAGAAGACTGGCATGGATACTCCGGTGAGGGCAAGTCCCATGAAGAAGTTGTCCGTGAGGGAGTACTGTTTCACCGCCGAGAGAATTCCCGCCGGAATTCCGATGAGCCAGGCCACGAGAGCCGCCGCCAGAGCCAGCTTGAGCGTCACGGGGAAAGCTCCGACGATGAGATCCGCCACGGGACGCTGCAGTTTGTAGGATTCCCCGAGATCGCCCTGGACCGCTCCCGCGAGAAAGCGCACGTACCGCACCGGCCAGGGATCGTCGAGATGCATCTGGTGCCTCACGCGCTCGATGATCTCGGGACTCATACGCTCTCCCATCATGAGCGCCACAGGGTCTCCCGGAACCACGTTGAGCAGGATGAAAATGACGAAGGTAATGCCGATGAGGACGGGCACGGCGATGAGCAACCGTTTGAGTATGAATCTCTTCACACAAGACCACCTCCCTTGAAAAACACAACGTTTCTTTGGAGCGGGAACAATCCTTGGGGAGAACGCATGGAGAAAGTCCGTTCAATTCGGGCTTCCCACCTCCAGCCCGCGCATTCGCGCATTCCGACCAACGAGCGTTTTTCCGAAAGATCGTTCCACATGTCGTCTTGGGCTGACTCCTTCAGGAAAACACTCATCATTGATGAGTTTGCCATGCCCGCATTGTAGGTCCGCGGAACATTTGTGTCAACCTTTCCACAATTCAAGCTCTTGCAAGTAGTGTTCCAAAGGGGCATTGACAACGTTCCGGGGGATGTTCTATAGTTTCCCCGCTATTGCTCATCAGTGAGCAGTGATGTTGTTTCTTATCCGCAGGTTCCAAACGAGAAAGGCGGCGGAAGACTACTATGGAAAAGATGCGCGTGGCGATCGTTGGATTCGGCAATGTGGCCCGGGAGGCCCTTGCCGCCGTGGAGGCCGCTTCGGACATGGAAGCGGCGGGAATCGTTCTCAGGGACCCCAAGAAAGCGGCCTCTCTTCAGAGCGAAACGAAACTTCCCGTGGTCTGCGATGTGGACGAACTCGGCGAGGTGGACGCGGCAATCCTGGCCATCGCCAGCCGAGCCATCCCCGAGGTGGCGCCCCACTACCTCGCGAAAGGGATCAACACCGTGGACAGTTTCGACATCCACGGCGAGGCCGTCATGGACCTCCGCAGGAAACTCGACGCAGCAGGCAAGGCGGGCGGGTCCGTCGCGGTGATCTGCGCGGGATGGGATCCCGGAACTGACTCCGTGGTCCGGGCCGTTCTCGAGGGAATCACCCCGAAGGGCATCACCTACACGAACTTCGGCCCCGGCATGAGCATGGGGCATACCGTGGCGGTCAAGAACATTCCAGGTGTCCGGGACGCTCTCTCCCTCACCCTCCCCAAGGGAACGGGACTCCACAAACGGCACGTCTACGTGGAACTGGCACCCGGTGCGGACTTCGAAGCCATCCGGAAAGCCATTCTGGAAGACCCCTATTTCGTTCACGACGAGACCCACGTCTATCCCACCGAGGACGTGAAACAACTGATCGATCTCGGACACGGCGTCCTCATGGAGCGCAAGGGTGTCTCGGGAAGATCCCACAACCAGCGCATCAGCTTCTCCATGACGCTCATGCAAGGCCGAGGACCCCTACGGCGACACAACAAAAGCGTCCCATACGCGGACAGGCCCCTTCCCGAAGGGAAAGAGCCTGTCCGCGTATGGAAAACGCTCTCGAGTAGCAGCACCGACGCCTTCCGGAGAGACAAAGCGCCGACGTTCTCTTCGTCAGGGAATACCCAGAATGAGTTTCACCCGGGCAAGAAGATCGTCGGGATCAAAGGGCTTCGTTATGTATTCATTCGCCCCTGCTTCGGCTCCCTTGCGCCTGTCCGAATCCTGACACTTCGCCGTGAGAAGGGCCACATGCACGTCCTCCATCTTCCATACTTTCTTGATGGTGTGGCAGACGTCGAAGCCGTTCTTCCCGAGCATCATCACATCGAGAAAAACCACCCTCGGGTGCTCCTGTTCCACAATGCGCAGCGCCTCGTACCCATCCTCGGCGAAGAGAAGTTCCACGCCATCCTTCCGGAGTGTCTCGAACACTCTGGCAAGAAGGAGCCGAATGACGGGGGCGTCATCCACCACCAGAACCTTTCCCATGCCATGCACCTCTCCCTTTCCGGGAAACGCGAACTTTTCTTCCGAAACATTCCTCACGCTCCGCTTTCTCTCGACAAGCGAACGGGACGTACGGAAACAAGTCTATCATGGAAGGGCGACATCTTATGCACCGGAAGAACGTGAAGGGCGTTTCCCTTTCCCGTCATCTCGCCGTACAGGCCGGAGGCATCCTCGTGGTGGCCCTCCTCCTTCTCCTTGTGGGTGTCCACGTCATCGACCAGTACACCATGCAGGAATTCACCGCCGGCTTCGAGCGGGAGGCCGTGGAAAAGGTGACGCAACTCCTGGAGGAACTCGAAACACAGGCCGCCGATGTGGAACGGAACTATCAGGCTATTCTCTGGAACACCTTCCGTTCCATACAGGACTATCTCTATTCCCAAGGAACATCTCTTCGGGAGCTGCCCTGGGGCATTCTGGAAAACCTCATCGCAGAGGCGGAAATGGCAGTGGAACAGGAAAAACACATCCCCTTCAATGGGCAGATGGAGTTCATCCTTTACGACGAAACCATGAAGGTTCGCCATTCGAATCGCTTCGCCGACGGAAGGCCCGCGGACAGGCGTACTCGTAGAACCGTGCAGCTCATGACCCTGGGTGAAATGCGTCTGGAGCGCCTCGAACTGGGTGACGTCTCGTCCCCGTCACTCATCTGCGGCACCTGGTTCAACCTGGACGAATGGATTCTGGAAATCCGCATCACCCTTCCGGAAGAACTTTTCGATCCATTCTTCCGACGCATCGCCACCATGCAGGGGCTCTCGTTCATCGCCGCGACGGGAATTTACTCCGCAGAAGACGGAATTCCCGCGTGGAAGGGATTTTCTTCCTCCGCTCCAGGATTTTCCGTTTTTGCTGAGGCTTTCCCCCCCAGGGGAAAAGGAGCGCGCGTCTCCTGGGAACGCGACGACACTTCCACCAAATACCGCATTGTGCTTCCCTGGACGGGGACCGAACAACGCTCAACCTATTTCCGCACTCCTCAGATCCTTTTCATCCAACTCGATTTCGATGCCATGAAGAACATCTTCTCCAGACACCGTGCGGCACTCCTCGGCGTGATCATCCTCTTCTCCGCCGCCGTGCTTCTTCTGTTCTGGAACGTGGCCAACGAGACGTCCCGACCTTTTTCACGCATCGCCGAGGAAATGCTCCGTTTTGCCGCCCTCAAGGAACGCTTCTCCAGGAAGAATTCCTCGGGAAACGCCCGCATCACCGAAATCATCGATCTTGAGCAGGCCTTCGATTCCATGTCCGAAGAAGTAACAGCAAGCCTGGAGAAAATGCGCCAGGCGGACAAAATGAAAAATCACTTCCTCTCGGTGGTCTCCCACGAACTGAGAACACCTCTCACGTCAATTCTCGGCTTCTCGAAGCTGCTCCGCCGCCGTCTCGAATCCGTCCTCCTCCCCGCCTTGCCGCCATCCGACGAAGGGGTTCGAGCCGTGAAGGACTCCATCGAAGAACTGGACATCATTTTTTCCGAGGCGGAACGCCTCACGACGCTCATCAACGATCTTCTCGACATGGCAAAGCTCGATGCGGGCAAGATGGAATGGCACATGGAATGGTATCATCTCAGCGAGGTGACGGAACAGGCCCTCGCCGCAACGAGGGTTCTTTTCAATGAAGACCTCGTCTCCGTGCGATCCTCCGTGTCCAGATCGCTGCCGGCTCTATACGGGGATCGCAGGCGCATTCTCCAGGTTCTGCTGAACCTCCTCTCCAACGCGGCAAAATTCACCCTTTCGGGCGAGGTTCTCGTTTCCGCAACACTTCTGGGCGATGAGGTCGAGGTGAGCGTCGCCGACACAGGCATCGGCATTCCACCGGAGAACCTGCTCTCCATTTTCGAAAAGTTTCGCCAGGTCAACGAAGGGCCGGAACAGCATCACCAGGGTACAGGACTAGGGCTTTCCATCTGCCGGGAAATCGTGGAATATCATGGAGGGCGCATCTGGGCGGAAAACGCCCCGAAGAGAGGGAGCGTCTTCCGGTTCACACTTCCCGTGAGGATCGGAGACGATGAAGAAACGTTTTCATCCCCACATTCCGTTCTTTTCCGATAGACATTCCTTCCAGCCCCTCGGAAGGAATGTCAGGCGCTGCAGGAAGGAGCAAGACATCATGGTACCCTTCACGAAAATGCACGGCAACGGAAACGATTTCCTCGTTCTGGAGAACCTTGGAACAGCTCTCGAAGACGACCTTCTCTCCGCTCTCGCAACGGCCCTGTGCGAACGGCGGCATTCCCTCGGAGCCGATGGCATTCTCGTGGTCGAGCCCTTCCGGGACAGGAATCTCCGTATGCGCATCTTCAACGCCGACGGCTCCGAGGGAGAGATGTGCGGCAACGGAGCCAGATGCTTCGCCCGTTACGCGGCAGCCCGGAAACTGGCACCTCCGGAGATGATCTTCGAAACTCTTGCGGGACCCATCACCGCCAACGTGACCGAGTCGTCCGTCATCATCGGCATGGGAAAGGTGTCTCTGAAGGAAGCGCTCTTCAACCACCTCTGGACCGACGGGGAACGCTCTCTCCCGCTCAACGCCCTTACCGTCGGTGTCCCCCACTGCGTCGTCTTTCCCGAGCATCCCGAGGAATGGACACCGGAACAAATCACGCTGCTCGGCAGAGCCCTCGACCGACCTACTCCGCTCTTCCCCTCGGGGACAAATGTGAACGTCGCCACAAGACTCTCTTCCTCCTCACTCCGCGCCACCACCTACGAGCGCGGCGTGAACGCCGTCACCCGCTCGTGCGGTACGGGCTCCATCGCCTCGGCACTCGTGGCAGCCCGCTTGTTCGGCATGGCGTCACCCATCCGGGTGGAAAACCCCGGGGGTGTGAACACCGTCCATTTCGAGGAGAGCGAGGAGGAACTGGTCTTCCGGGTCCGTCTCGAAGGAAGAACGACCTTCGTCGCCGAAGGCATGCTCTCCACCGAAGGGCTTCGGGAACGCCTGTCCCCAGAACATTTCGCACGCCTCGACAAGGCGATTCGCCACGGCTGACCATGTCTCCCCGGAGAGCCATCCCCGCCGGAGGCAAGAAGAAAATTCCTCCGGAAAAACAGGACAGGAACAGGCCGTTCCGGATCGAAAAAAGGCTTTCGGGACGGATGTTCCTCTTCCTGTGCCTTCTCCGGGTAGCCTTCACGACATTTCCCGCCATGGCCGGAGAAACTGCGGAAACGCGTTTCGGGAACGAGAAAGCGATTTTCGTCTTCGCCCGGGGCGGAGATTCCATCGACCTGGACCCTCTCACCATGGAGGACGCGGAGAGCGCCAAGGTGTGTTTCCAGGTCTGCGAACCCCTTGTCAGGATCGTCTTCACCCCGGCCGGACAGGTTCTTCCACAACTGACTCCATGGCTCGCCAGCTCTTGGGATGTGGCTCCCGACGGAAGGACCTGGACCTTCTTTCTTCGGAAAGGGGTGCTCTTCCACGACGCCACCCCCTTCGACGCCGAGGCGGTCCTCTTCAACCTGAGACGAGGCGTCGATTCCGGCCTCTGGCACTATGATTTCGAAAAAATGGAGGCACTGGACACCTGCACAGTGCGGTTGCGCCTCTCCGTCCCCGTCACTCCTTTCGTTTTTCTCTCGAACCTTCCGTTGATGGTTTCCCCGGAAGCCACCCGGAAAAGAGAAGAGGCGTTCCTCCGGGAACACCCCGTGGGAACGGGGCCGTTTCGCTTCAAGGAGTGGCGCAGGCGAGAGTACATCCTCCTCGAACGCTTCAACGACTACTGGGGTGACAAGGCTCGCATGGACGGCGTGCTCTTTCGTCTCATCGAATCCCCCCTGGAACGACTGACAGCATTGCGTTCCGGGGACATCGACGCCTTCGACGGCGTCACGCCGGAGGTGCTTCAGCGAATGACGCCCACGGATCGGGAACACCTCCGGCTCTTCTCCCAACCGGGCATGAATGTGGGGTTTCTCACCATGGACACGCAGCGCAAACCCTTCGATGACCCCAGAGTACGACGCGCCGTGGCCATGGCGATCGACAAGAAGCGACTCGTGGCGGAGGTTTTTCGGGGTCTCGGTATACCCGCGGAGAACATGGTCCCGCCGAACAGTTTCGCCTTCGCTCCGGAACTCCGTGCACTCCCCCATGACCCAACAAGAGCGAGGGCACTCCTCGTTCAGGCCGGACTCGAAAACGGCTTCGACACGGAATTGAACGTCCTCCCCATTCCGCGCCCCTACATGCCCGACGGCGATGGCGCGGCGATTCGCATCCAGGAAGATCTGGGTAGAGTTGGCATTCGGGTAACCCTCGTCCGCAAGAATTGGGAGGACTACCTGGATGATGCCTACAACCACCGATATCCGCTTCTGCTCGACGGATGGATCGGTACGACGGGAGACCCGGACGACTTCCTGTACGCCCTCTTCAGGAGTGACAGCGTAGACAATCTCAGTCGCTACAAGAACGACGACTACGACCGGTTCGTCATCAGCGCCCGCCGTTCCTGGGATCCGGAGGAGCGGTTCATCAGCTATTTCCGGGCGCAGCAGCTCCTTCGTAATGAGGTCCCCGCCGTTCCCCTGGCACACGGGTACAATCTCGCCCTGACAAGGAAAAACGTGGAAGGATTCCGCCTCTATGCCACAGGAGAATATCGTTTCTCGGAAATCTCGCTTACAATTCCATCCAAGGCGAAAGCACATAGAGAGTTTTCCGCACCCCCGGATCTTTCCGGAACAACGGCAACATTGCCGAAGGAGGAGAAAGACGAGTGAACGGACACATTTACGATTTCGACACGATCTACGACCGAGTTCCCACCTACGCGAAAAAGTGGCATCCATCCTCTCTGGAGCCGATCTTCGGCTCCGGCGACGTGCTTCCCCTGTGGATCGCCGACATGGATTTCGCGGCTCCACCTGAAGTGGTGGCGGCACTCCGGGAACGGACGGAGCATCCCGTGTTCGGATACACCATGCGTAGCCCCGCGTTCTTCGAATCCGTGGCGGCATGGACGGAACGACGCTATGGTTGGGAAATCCATCCCGACTGGATCGTGCCCTGCCCCGGCGTGGTTCCCGGCATCGCTCTGACGATCCGGGCCTTTACGCTCCCCGGCGAGGGGGTTGTCATCCAGAGCCCCGTGTATCCCCCGTTCTTCGAAAGCATCAACAAGAACAACCGCGTCACCACCGTCAATCGTCTCGTCGAAAAAAACGGAACCTGGGAAATGGATCTGGACGACCTCGAGAGATGTCTTGGAGAAAACGCCTCTCTGCTCCTCAGCTGCAGCCCCCACAATCCCGTGGGACGGGTCTGGAAACGGGCGGAACTCGAGGCCATGGCGGAGCGTGCGCTCCGCTCGGGAACACTTCTCGTCTCCGACGAGATCCACGCGGACATCGTCTTCAGAGGTCACGCACATCTTCCTCTGGCCTCCCTCGCACCGGAGGTCGCCGCACGAACGGTGACACTCCTCGCCCCGAGCAAGACCTTCAATATCGCGGGACTGCAGACGTTTCTGGCGATCATCCCTGACCCGGATCTGCGCCGTGCCTT
It encodes:
- a CDS encoding sensor histidine kinase — protein: MEGRHLMHRKNVKGVSLSRHLAVQAGGILVVALLLLLVGVHVIDQYTMQEFTAGFEREAVEKVTQLLEELETQAADVERNYQAILWNTFRSIQDYLYSQGTSLRELPWGILENLIAEAEMAVEQEKHIPFNGQMEFILYDETMKVRHSNRFADGRPADRRTRRTVQLMTLGEMRLERLELGDVSSPSLICGTWFNLDEWILEIRITLPEELFDPFFRRIATMQGLSFIAATGIYSAEDGIPAWKGFSSSAPGFSVFAEAFPPRGKGARVSWERDDTSTKYRIVLPWTGTEQRSTYFRTPQILFIQLDFDAMKNIFSRHRAALLGVIILFSAAVLLLFWNVANETSRPFSRIAEEMLRFAALKERFSRKNSSGNARITEIIDLEQAFDSMSEEVTASLEKMRQADKMKNHFLSVVSHELRTPLTSILGFSKLLRRRLESVLLPALPPSDEGVRAVKDSIEELDIIFSEAERLTTLINDLLDMAKLDAGKMEWHMEWYHLSEVTEQALAATRVLFNEDLVSVRSSVSRSLPALYGDRRRILQVLLNLLSNAAKFTLSGEVLVSATLLGDEVEVSVADTGIGIPPENLLSIFEKFRQVNEGPEQHHQGTGLGLSICREIVEYHGGRIWAENAPKRGSVFRFTLPVRIGDDEETFSSPHSVLFR
- the dapF gene encoding diaminopimelate epimerase, whose protein sequence is MVPFTKMHGNGNDFLVLENLGTALEDDLLSALATALCERRHSLGADGILVVEPFRDRNLRMRIFNADGSEGEMCGNGARCFARYAAARKLAPPEMIFETLAGPITANVTESSVIIGMGKVSLKEALFNHLWTDGERSLPLNALTVGVPHCVVFPEHPEEWTPEQITLLGRALDRPTPLFPSGTNVNVATRLSSSSLRATTYERGVNAVTRSCGTGSIASALVAARLFGMASPIRVENPGGVNTVHFEESEEELVFRVRLEGRTTFVAEGMLSTEGLRERLSPEHFARLDKAIRHG
- a CDS encoding ABC transporter substrate-binding protein; its protein translation is MFLFLCLLRVAFTTFPAMAGETAETRFGNEKAIFVFARGGDSIDLDPLTMEDAESAKVCFQVCEPLVRIVFTPAGQVLPQLTPWLASSWDVAPDGRTWTFFLRKGVLFHDATPFDAEAVLFNLRRGVDSGLWHYDFEKMEALDTCTVRLRLSVPVTPFVFLSNLPLMVSPEATRKREEAFLREHPVGTGPFRFKEWRRREYILLERFNDYWGDKARMDGVLFRLIESPLERLTALRSGDIDAFDGVTPEVLQRMTPTDREHLRLFSQPGMNVGFLTMDTQRKPFDDPRVRRAVAMAIDKKRLVAEVFRGLGIPAENMVPPNSFAFAPELRALPHDPTRARALLVQAGLENGFDTELNVLPIPRPYMPDGDGAAIRIQEDLGRVGIRVTLVRKNWEDYLDDAYNHRYPLLLDGWIGTTGDPDDFLYALFRSDSVDNLSRYKNDDYDRFVISARRSWDPEERFISYFRAQQLLRNEVPAVPLAHGYNLALTRKNVEGFRLYATGEYRFSEISLTIPSKAKAHREFSAPPDLSGTTATLPKEEKDE
- a CDS encoding MalY/PatB family protein; the encoded protein is MNGHIYDFDTIYDRVPTYAKKWHPSSLEPIFGSGDVLPLWIADMDFAAPPEVVAALRERTEHPVFGYTMRSPAFFESVAAWTERRYGWEIHPDWIVPCPGVVPGIALTIRAFTLPGEGVVIQSPVYPPFFESINKNNRVTTVNRLVEKNGTWEMDLDDLERCLGENASLLLSCSPHNPVGRVWKRAELEAMAERALRSGTLLVSDEIHADIVFRGHAHLPLASLAPEVAARTVTLLAPSKTFNIAGLQTFLAIIPDPDLRRAFRNELESLHLEGGNLFGMLALEIAYGKGEPWLEALLAYLEDNLDFLGNFLRDRLPSVGYVRPEGTYVAWLDFRALGLAPEELQRFLVHEARLALNAGTSFGPGGEGFARLNFACPRTLLSEALTRLADAVFRLEGRRCCPTEA